A single window of Candidatus Manganitrophaceae bacterium DNA harbors:
- the glgB gene encoding 1,4-alpha-glucan branching protein GlgB, with protein MKGAAPQISLLTDHDIYLLKEGSHFQLHHKMGAHPIAENGLRGVYFAVWAPNAESVSVVGDFNDWNRSAHPLIVRPDGSGVWEGFFSDVGVGAIYKYHIASGHHQYEVDKGDPFAFWWELPPRTASVVWDLGYEWGDQGWMSQRAKANHLRAPISIYEMHLGSWRRVPEEGNRPLTYRELAKPLTEYLQETGFTHVEFLPLTEHPFYGSWGYQTTGYFAPSHRYGTPQDLMYLIDTLHQNGIGVILDWVPSHFPTDQHGPAYFDGTHLYEHADPRKGYHPDWNSSIFNYGRNEVQAFLISSALFWLEKYHIDGLRIDAVASMLYLDYSRKSGEWIPNMYGGRENLEAISLLKRLNEAIYGAFPDVQTYAEESTAWPMVSRPVYVGGLGFGMKWNMGWMHDTLSYFSNDPVFRKYHQNQLTFSIWYAFFENFVLPLSHDEVVHGKGSLLSKMPGDGWQKFANLRLLFGYMFTHPGKKLLFMGGEFGQGREWNHEESLEWHLLQYPQHQQVKQWLSDVNRFYRNEPALHQKDFDQSGFEWIDFGDAGASVISYLRRGDDPNDVIVMAFNFTPVPRLHYRIGVPFEGFWQERLNSDSAFYGGSNLGNGGGVNAEPIQSHGRTHSIEITIPPLGMVALKRG; from the coding sequence ATGAAAGGGGCCGCCCCCCAGATCAGCCTCCTCACCGACCACGATATCTATCTGCTGAAAGAAGGAAGCCACTTCCAGCTTCACCACAAAATGGGGGCCCACCCGATTGCCGAGAATGGTCTCCGCGGGGTCTACTTTGCCGTCTGGGCGCCGAATGCGGAGTCGGTCTCGGTCGTCGGCGACTTCAACGACTGGAACCGGAGCGCTCATCCTCTGATCGTCCGTCCAGACGGCTCGGGGGTCTGGGAAGGGTTTTTCTCCGACGTCGGGGTCGGCGCGATCTATAAATATCACATCGCTTCCGGGCATCATCAATATGAGGTCGACAAGGGAGACCCGTTTGCTTTTTGGTGGGAACTCCCTCCCCGAACCGCATCGGTCGTCTGGGATTTGGGATATGAATGGGGCGATCAGGGGTGGATGTCGCAGCGGGCAAAGGCGAACCACCTCCGCGCGCCGATCTCCATCTACGAGATGCACCTCGGCTCCTGGCGCCGGGTGCCGGAGGAGGGGAATCGGCCGCTCACCTATCGAGAGCTGGCCAAGCCGCTGACCGAATATCTGCAGGAGACCGGTTTCACCCATGTGGAATTTCTGCCGCTCACCGAGCACCCCTTCTACGGCTCCTGGGGGTATCAGACGACCGGCTACTTCGCCCCGAGCCACCGGTACGGAACGCCGCAAGATCTGATGTACCTGATCGACACCCTCCATCAAAACGGCATCGGCGTCATTCTCGACTGGGTTCCCTCCCACTTTCCGACCGATCAGCACGGACCGGCCTACTTCGACGGAACCCACCTCTACGAGCATGCCGATCCCCGCAAGGGATACCACCCCGACTGGAACAGCTCCATCTTCAACTACGGCCGGAATGAAGTTCAAGCCTTTCTCATCAGCAGCGCCCTTTTCTGGCTCGAGAAATATCACATCGACGGGCTCCGGATCGACGCGGTCGCCTCGATGCTCTATCTCGATTATTCGAGAAAGTCGGGCGAGTGGATTCCCAACATGTACGGCGGGCGGGAAAATCTAGAAGCGATCTCTCTGCTGAAGCGATTGAACGAAGCGATCTACGGCGCGTTCCCCGACGTGCAGACCTATGCGGAGGAGTCGACCGCCTGGCCGATGGTCTCCCGCCCCGTGTATGTCGGCGGGCTCGGCTTCGGGATGAAGTGGAACATGGGCTGGATGCACGACACCCTCTCCTACTTCTCCAATGATCCGGTGTTTAGAAAATACCACCAAAACCAGCTGACCTTCAGCATCTGGTATGCCTTTTTCGAAAATTTCGTCCTTCCCCTCTCTCATGACGAGGTGGTCCATGGAAAGGGATCGCTCCTCTCCAAGATGCCGGGAGACGGCTGGCAGAAGTTCGCCAACCTGCGGCTGCTCTTCGGCTACATGTTTACCCACCCCGGGAAGAAGCTTCTCTTTATGGGGGGAGAGTTCGGCCAAGGCCGCGAGTGGAACCATGAGGAGAGCCTCGAATGGCATCTGCTCCAATACCCGCAACACCAGCAGGTGAAGCAGTGGCTCAGCGACGTCAATCGGTTCTACCGGAACGAGCCGGCGCTGCATCAGAAAGATTTCGATCAGTCGGGCTTCGAGTGGATTGACTTCGGCGACGCGGGGGCGAGCGTCATCAGCTATCTCCGCCGCGGAGACGATCCGAACGACGTGATCGTCATGGCCTTCAACTTTACCCCGGTCCCGCGTCTTCATTACCGGATCGGCGTTCCCTTTGAAGGGTTTTGGCAGGAGCGGCTCAACAGCGACTCGGCCTTCTACGGCGGAAGCAACCTCGGAAACGGCGGCGGGGTGAATGCCGAGCCGATTCAATCCCACGGCCGGACCCACTCGATTGAGATCACGATTCCCCCGCTGGGGATGGTGGCGCTTAAGAGAGGGTAA
- a CDS encoding c-type cytochrome, producing the protein MVKHVLFASFSVAVLFQIGVFAFREQAPEWKKYEKVYYEKLAKVTNDPKVAGTPLKVKQIWNERLNRADRCTTCHGGIDNPAFENEPQPYKTHSNFAKEGYISKHAFEKFGCTICHEGDGQAVTVEKTHGVVHHLDRQLLTGPYVQAACTKCHYELYSPDVYWPETKVLMEGKRLATELGCVACHAIRQLGSTATLAPEISSMGSKTELAFYLVHDYSRIKAKDHTTRTWEWEHFKDPQKIVPGTMNAPNPKDRTPPTIMPNWNLTDDEATALTVFVLSLRDPKMERIPREYLPKVVEHNEYDQFKN; encoded by the coding sequence ATGGTAAAACACGTCTTATTTGCGTCCTTCAGTGTGGCGGTTCTATTCCAGATCGGGGTCTTCGCTTTTCGGGAACAGGCCCCCGAGTGGAAGAAATACGAAAAGGTCTATTACGAAAAATTGGCGAAGGTGACGAACGACCCGAAGGTGGCCGGCACCCCGCTCAAGGTCAAGCAGATCTGGAATGAGCGTCTGAACCGAGCCGATCGCTGCACGACCTGCCATGGCGGGATCGACAACCCGGCATTCGAGAATGAGCCGCAGCCGTATAAAACCCATTCCAACTTTGCAAAAGAGGGATATATCTCGAAGCATGCATTCGAGAAGTTCGGCTGCACCATCTGCCACGAGGGAGACGGCCAAGCGGTTACGGTAGAGAAGACGCATGGCGTCGTCCACCATCTCGACCGCCAGCTCCTCACCGGCCCCTATGTTCAGGCCGCCTGCACCAAGTGCCACTATGAGCTCTACTCGCCCGATGTCTATTGGCCCGAAACGAAGGTCTTGATGGAGGGGAAGCGGCTCGCGACCGAGCTTGGCTGCGTCGCCTGCCACGCCATCCGCCAATTGGGGAGCACCGCCACCCTGGCGCCGGAGATCTCATCGATGGGGAGCAAGACCGAGCTGGCTTTTTATCTCGTCCACGATTACTCCCGGATCAAAGCGAAAGACCATACGACCCGAACCTGGGAGTGGGAGCATTTTAAAGATCCGCAAAAGATCGTGCCGGGGACAATGAATGCGCCGAATCCGAAAGACCGGACGCCGCCGACGATCATGCCGAATTGGAACCTCACCGACGACGAGGCGACCGCGCTGACCGTGTTTGTGTTGTCATTGAGAGATCCGAAGATGGAACGGATTCCTCGGGAGTACCTGCCGAAAGTGGTCGAGCACAACGAGTACGACCAATTTAAAAACTAA
- a CDS encoding cytochrome B6 gives MAEKETTLGTLPKRDGNSGGLAALIKKSAIEKMGPEDHVLVWPNLVYLELISILAATAFLLFLSIISPAPLEELASSDTTPNPTKAPWYFLGLQELLVYFDPWLAGVVLPSLIIVGLVLLPYIDPNPRGKGYYTFSERKFAVLGFIFGLGLWYILIVVGVWFRGLDWSWYWPWDNPHEHKAITGGLIDLEVIFQKTLGLSATPLVTLGRYGITIANLLTWVLFLGYYAVGFGVPFIFMRKFYNSLGFVRYNLMMFLFLSMVGVPLKIYLRLLAGVKYVLVTPWFKI, from the coding sequence ATGGCTGAAAAGGAAACAACGCTTGGAACGCTTCCGAAGCGGGATGGAAATTCGGGCGGGCTGGCCGCGCTCATCAAGAAATCGGCGATTGAAAAGATGGGGCCGGAAGACCACGTCTTGGTCTGGCCGAACCTGGTCTACCTCGAGCTGATTTCAATCTTGGCGGCGACCGCTTTTCTCCTCTTCCTCTCGATTATCTCCCCCGCGCCGCTGGAAGAGCTGGCGAGCTCCGACACGACGCCGAATCCGACGAAGGCCCCCTGGTATTTCTTGGGCCTTCAGGAGCTGCTGGTCTATTTCGATCCCTGGCTGGCCGGGGTGGTCCTCCCTTCCTTGATCATCGTCGGGCTGGTTCTGCTCCCTTACATCGATCCGAACCCGCGCGGCAAAGGATACTACACCTTCTCCGAGAGAAAGTTCGCCGTCCTCGGTTTTATCTTCGGACTCGGACTTTGGTACATTCTGATCGTGGTCGGCGTCTGGTTCCGGGGCTTGGATTGGTCGTGGTACTGGCCGTGGGACAACCCGCATGAGCACAAGGCGATCACCGGAGGGCTCATCGATCTGGAGGTCATCTTTCAAAAGACGCTCGGATTGAGCGCGACGCCGCTCGTCACCCTCGGCCGCTACGGCATCACGATCGCGAACCTGTTGACCTGGGTTTTGTTTCTCGGATATTACGCGGTCGGTTTCGGCGTTCCGTTCATCTTTATGAGGAAGTTTTACAACTCGTTGGGGTTCGTCCGCTACAATCTGATGATGTTCCTCTTCCTCTCGATGGTCGGGGTGCCGCTGAAGATCTATTTGCGACTGCTCGCGGGGGTCAAATATGTCTTGGTGACCCCTTGGTTTAAGATATAA
- a CDS encoding cytochrome b N-terminal domain-containing protein, translated as MNKLLDQIRENVTQTQAWKSIFRHGFPNTDANRALVMFSNVILHLHPVRVRRGALKIKFTWCLGGLTFFFFVMLAITGVFLMFYYVPDTRRAYNDIKDLGTVIYFGSLFRNLHRWSAHAMVFSVWMHMTRVFLTGSYKPPREFNWVVGVILLVVTLVMSWTGYLLPWDQLALWAVTVGSKMAEATPLVGNTGPFGPELGVTVDNDVRFALLGGTVVGQSALLRFYVLHCLGLPLVMALFMAVHFWRIRKDGFSGPL; from the coding sequence ATGAACAAGTTACTTGATCAAATTCGGGAGAACGTCACCCAGACGCAGGCCTGGAAGTCGATCTTCCGTCATGGATTTCCGAACACGGATGCCAACCGCGCCTTGGTGATGTTCAGCAACGTCATCCTTCATCTTCACCCGGTTCGTGTCCGTCGCGGTGCATTAAAGATTAAATTTACCTGGTGTCTGGGGGGGCTGACCTTTTTCTTCTTCGTCATGCTCGCCATCACCGGCGTCTTCTTGATGTTCTATTATGTTCCCGATACCCGGCGCGCTTATAACGACATTAAAGATTTGGGAACGGTGATCTACTTCGGGAGCCTCTTCCGAAACCTGCATCGGTGGTCGGCCCATGCGATGGTCTTCTCCGTCTGGATGCATATGACCCGGGTCTTCCTGACCGGCTCGTATAAACCGCCGCGGGAGTTCAACTGGGTCGTCGGCGTGATCCTCTTGGTCGTGACCCTGGTGATGAGCTGGACCGGTTATCTGCTTCCTTGGGACCAGTTGGCCCTCTGGGCGGTGACGGTCGGAAGCAAAATGGCCGAAGCGACCCCGTTGGTCGGAAATACCGGGCCGTTCGGGCCGGAGCTCGGTGTCACGGTCGACAACGACGTTCGCTTTGCGCTGCTCGGTGGAACGGTGGTCGGACAGAGCGCGCTCCTTCGGTTCTACGTGCTTCATTGTCTCGGGTTGCCGCTGGTGATGGCGCTGTTCATGGCGGTTCACTTCTGGCGGATCCGAAAAGACGGATTCTCGGGACCCCTTTAA
- a CDS encoding Rieske 2Fe-2S domain-containing protein produces the protein MIPGGKKEGPQNPQQADVSRRRFFTLMGLGIGWGGFAAALGGTGVGALRYMFPNVLYEPPTVFKIGKPEEYGVGVDNKLKKERQIWVVRNERGLYVLVAICRHLGCTPNWFDDQKRFRCPCHGSIYDVTGNVVGGPAPRTLWRAGVALDPVDGQIVVNFNQRQDPDPKGTDEGLMVDEATREVPPFFLKI, from the coding sequence ATGATTCCCGGTGGCAAGAAAGAGGGTCCGCAGAATCCACAACAGGCAGACGTCAGCCGGCGGCGGTTTTTTACCCTCATGGGTTTAGGAATCGGCTGGGGCGGGTTTGCCGCGGCGCTCGGGGGGACCGGTGTCGGCGCCCTCAGATATATGTTTCCCAACGTCCTTTATGAGCCGCCGACGGTTTTTAAAATCGGAAAGCCGGAAGAGTATGGGGTCGGCGTCGACAACAAGCTGAAGAAAGAGCGCCAGATCTGGGTGGTCCGAAACGAACGGGGGCTCTATGTATTGGTGGCGATCTGCCGGCACCTCGGCTGCACCCCCAACTGGTTCGACGACCAGAAACGTTTCCGGTGCCCCTGCCATGGGAGCATCTACGACGTCACCGGAAACGTGGTCGGCGGTCCGGCCCCTCGAACTCTTTGGCGGGCGGGGGTCGCGCTCGACCCGGTCGACGGCCAGATTGTCGTCAACTTCAACCAGCGTCAGGACCCCGATCCAAAAGGGACCGATGAAGGGTTGATGGTCGACGAAGCGACTCGAGAAGTTCCTCCATTTTTCTTGAAGATTTAG
- a CDS encoding carboxypeptidase regulatory-like domain-containing protein: protein MILFIFVLSLLGISPNPAFATHEADHRYVVSGYVRDAEGNALKGVDVLLEHKGGEKQKTTTNGFGYYEALFHLHDDNLGDEIIVTVGSEVKKAPVTFTPGDRVTHRGATIDFGAPGKESPYAWIYWTGGSAFLIAIVYFGFFRKKKKAKAIPRKKKR from the coding sequence GTGATCCTTTTTATTTTCGTTCTCTCTCTCTTAGGCATTTCGCCCAATCCTGCTTTCGCAACTCACGAAGCCGATCATCGCTATGTTGTCTCCGGTTATGTCCGGGATGCCGAGGGAAACGCCCTCAAGGGCGTTGACGTGCTCCTCGAGCATAAAGGGGGGGAGAAACAGAAGACGACGACGAACGGCTTCGGTTACTACGAAGCCCTTTTTCACCTCCATGACGACAATCTCGGCGATGAGATTATCGTCACCGTCGGGAGCGAGGTCAAGAAGGCGCCGGTGACGTTCACCCCCGGCGACCGGGTGACGCACCGGGGGGCGACCATCGATTTCGGCGCACCGGGGAAAGAGTCGCCCTATGCTTGGATCTATTGGACGGGCGGGTCGGCTTTCCTGATTGCGATTGTTTATTTTGGTTTTTTTCGGAAAAAAAAGAAGGCGAAAGCGATCCCGCGTAAAAAAAAGAGATGA
- a CDS encoding c-type cytochrome has protein sequence MKKLQLVLIPAIVLIAGGVAFSFFFQDKHVSQGRHLFDRYCTPCHGNSGQGDGYNARNLDPHARDLTDKKEQYMVKLSNKEIYDVIDKGGRGVDLSGMMPAWGKVFSEEEIWSLVAYIRTLHPYKGEKVKFDKEKPYSTTRVRAPGVQENEFRTLMESKVPNDEKKQELTDQGKELFEEHGCIGCHMVGKKGGTLGPYLSRAGFMLQPQFIYRWIRNPQSFKPKTRMPNLGLSEDEALAVTLYLTTLKGPPLQPDGVTPYEDPPVAGARKS, from the coding sequence ATGAAGAAGCTGCAATTGGTGCTCATTCCGGCGATCGTCCTTATTGCAGGCGGGGTTGCCTTTTCGTTTTTCTTTCAAGACAAACATGTCTCTCAGGGGAGACATCTCTTTGATCGGTACTGCACTCCCTGTCATGGGAACAGCGGCCAGGGAGATGGGTATAATGCGAGGAACCTCGATCCCCATGCGCGCGACCTGACCGACAAGAAAGAGCAGTATATGGTCAAGTTAAGCAACAAGGAGATCTACGACGTAATCGACAAGGGGGGCCGCGGAGTCGATCTCTCCGGAATGATGCCGGCCTGGGGAAAGGTCTTCTCCGAAGAAGAGATCTGGTCGCTCGTCGCTTATATCCGAACCCTCCACCCTTACAAGGGAGAGAAGGTCAAGTTTGATAAAGAGAAGCCCTATTCGACGACCCGGGTTCGGGCTCCCGGCGTTCAAGAGAACGAATTTCGCACCCTCATGGAGTCGAAAGTTCCCAACGATGAGAAAAAGCAGGAGCTGACCGACCAGGGGAAGGAGCTGTTCGAAGAGCATGGCTGCATCGGCTGCCACATGGTCGGGAAGAAGGGGGGAACGCTCGGTCCGTATTTATCGCGCGCCGGTTTTATGCTGCAGCCCCAATTCATCTACCGATGGATTCGCAATCCGCAATCGTTTAAGCCAAAAACGCGGATGCCGAATTTGGGATTGTCGGAGGATGAAGCGTTGGCGGTCACCCTCTACCTGACCACCCTCAAAGGACCGCCGCTCCAGCCGGATGGTGTGACCCCTTATGAGGATCCGCCGGTAGCGGGAGCACGGAAAAGTTAA
- a CDS encoding c-type cytochrome, protein MLITAIRKYGLPLLLILGVVATSGQAEEGAPAEPKKAEEKKTEEKPTVSMELGKAIYEKRCLGCHGPSGAGDGPAAERFKPRPRDFTRGLFKYKTTAHGSVPNDDDLVRVVTRGLPGTGMPAWQSLLKENEIRSVVQYIKTFAPQFASETPKQITIGAEIKPSKESIEKGKDLFNKVGCIMCHGDEGRGNGPLAPTLKDNWGRPVQPRNLTKGWVFRGGNAPKDIYTRINTGLMGTPMPSFASTLDNEKSWNLANYVNSLSQYPGAPDWKVAVVAKPVTGEVADDPDDPRWAGLEQHSFPLVGQVTIDPRMFTPTVDMVTVKGMYNAKDFALLVIWDDPTKSVATPAAGETVPEIFDDAVAIQFPAKMKEGNEKPYFIMGDPAHPVYVARWTAGTNKVDEFNATGTEVKVGLRIKPQEESHWQFKGKGTYKSGQYRAVFKRALTTEDKETDLQIEPGKFYPIAFTAWDGSNGERDAQRSLSAWYSILLEVPASKDRFIYPTLFLLVVVGVEWWISRSYRNGNGNGKQK, encoded by the coding sequence ATGTTAATCACAGCGATCAGAAAATATGGCCTCCCGCTTTTGTTGATTCTCGGGGTCGTTGCTACGTCGGGCCAGGCCGAAGAGGGGGCGCCCGCCGAGCCGAAGAAGGCGGAGGAGAAAAAGACCGAGGAGAAGCCGACCGTCAGCATGGAGCTCGGGAAGGCCATTTATGAGAAACGGTGTCTCGGCTGCCATGGTCCTTCCGGCGCGGGAGACGGCCCGGCGGCGGAGCGGTTTAAACCGCGTCCCAGAGACTTCACCCGCGGTCTGTTCAAGTATAAAACGACCGCCCATGGAAGCGTGCCGAATGATGACGACCTGGTCCGAGTGGTGACCAGAGGGCTTCCCGGGACCGGAATGCCGGCGTGGCAAAGTCTTCTCAAGGAAAACGAAATCCGCTCGGTTGTTCAATACATCAAAACCTTTGCCCCGCAGTTTGCCAGCGAAACACCCAAGCAGATTACCATCGGGGCCGAGATCAAACCTTCGAAGGAGAGCATCGAGAAGGGGAAGGACCTCTTCAACAAGGTCGGCTGCATCATGTGTCACGGAGACGAAGGCCGGGGGAATGGCCCGCTCGCTCCGACCCTGAAGGACAATTGGGGCCGGCCCGTTCAGCCGAGAAACCTCACCAAAGGGTGGGTCTTCCGCGGAGGGAATGCGCCGAAGGATATCTATACCCGGATCAATACCGGCTTGATGGGAACGCCGATGCCGTCGTTCGCCAGCACCCTCGATAATGAGAAGAGCTGGAATCTGGCGAATTACGTCAACTCTCTCTCTCAGTATCCGGGCGCGCCCGATTGGAAGGTCGCCGTGGTCGCGAAGCCGGTGACCGGCGAGGTGGCCGATGATCCGGACGATCCCCGCTGGGCGGGTCTGGAGCAGCATAGCTTTCCGCTGGTCGGCCAGGTGACGATCGATCCCCGGATGTTCACCCCCACCGTCGACATGGTCACCGTCAAGGGGATGTATAACGCAAAAGACTTTGCCCTGCTGGTGATCTGGGACGATCCGACCAAGAGCGTGGCGACGCCGGCGGCCGGCGAGACCGTCCCCGAAATCTTTGATGACGCCGTCGCGATCCAATTCCCGGCCAAGATGAAAGAGGGGAATGAGAAACCCTATTTCATCATGGGAGACCCGGCCCATCCGGTTTATGTCGCGCGGTGGACGGCCGGAACCAACAAGGTCGACGAATTCAACGCGACCGGCACGGAGGTCAAGGTCGGTCTTCGGATCAAGCCGCAAGAAGAGTCGCACTGGCAATTCAAAGGGAAGGGGACCTATAAGAGCGGGCAGTACCGGGCGGTCTTCAAACGCGCGCTCACCACGGAAGACAAAGAGACCGACCTGCAGATCGAGCCGGGGAAGTTTTATCCGATCGCCTTCACCGCCTGGGACGGCTCCAACGGCGAGAGAGACGCCCAACGCTCTTTGTCGGCCTGGTATTCGATTCTCCTGGAAGTCCCCGCCTCTAAAGATCGCTTTATCTATCCGACCCTTTTTCTGTTAGTTGTGGTCGGGGTGGAGTGGTGGATCTCCCGAAGCTACAGAAATGGAAACGGGAACGGGAAGCAGAAATGA
- a CDS encoding cytochrome c has translation MAQIKKERVPPGIRVALAMLGFYLVLKYVVRPPLPFSVIFMYMCMALAGAIMYLTLFYNIKDAVITPLYTFLGGGVEGGMAKGGRYAVLVAMPLLVWFGSYEKFNKKMQPPLDSRVIHPAPPVEFTGLYNPYRVEDKELFKKYVADGKEIYYRNCIFCHGDLLNGEGIYAHGFNPKPANFQDPTVLPMLQESFLFWRISTGGIGLPQESTPWSSAMPRWEAMLSDEQRWKVILFLSEYTGFSPRTWE, from the coding sequence ATGGCGCAGATAAAAAAAGAGAGGGTTCCTCCCGGAATCAGGGTTGCCCTCGCAATGCTTGGATTCTATCTGGTCCTGAAGTATGTGGTTCGTCCTCCTCTCCCGTTCAGCGTCATTTTCATGTACATGTGCATGGCCCTGGCCGGGGCGATCATGTATTTGACCCTCTTTTACAATATCAAAGATGCCGTCATTACTCCTCTTTATACCTTTTTGGGAGGGGGTGTCGAAGGAGGGATGGCCAAGGGAGGGCGATATGCCGTCCTGGTTGCCATGCCGCTGCTCGTCTGGTTCGGGTCGTACGAAAAGTTTAATAAAAAGATGCAGCCCCCGTTGGACTCGCGGGTCATCCATCCCGCCCCTCCGGTGGAATTTACCGGTCTCTACAATCCCTATCGTGTCGAAGACAAAGAGCTTTTCAAGAAGTATGTCGCCGATGGAAAAGAGATCTATTATCGGAACTGTATCTTCTGTCACGGAGACCTCCTCAACGGAGAAGGCATTTATGCGCACGGGTTCAATCCGAAACCGGCGAATTTCCAAGACCCGACGGTCCTCCCGATGCTGCAGGAATCGTTTCTCTTCTGGAGAATCAGCACCGGCGGGATCGGGCTTCCGCAGGAATCGACCCCCTGGAGCTCGGCGATGCCCCGGTGGGAGGCGATGCTGTCGGATGAGCAGCGCTGGAAGGTGATTCTTTTTCTCTCGGAGTACACCGGGTTCTCTCCGAGAACCTGGGAGTAG
- a CDS encoding cytochrome c — MEIKRGIGFGIILILGWIAACSARVEERLDLGAVSSEKELVNVGQKIFFGKGQCALCHTLGGEGRGKCPDLAGAGARLTREFLYETLTKPEAYIKLDFDSAEPKKYPARMPTVNKPPIGLSEQELLTVIAFVQSQGGAVTVRPAEVGQKNSF; from the coding sequence TTGGAAATTAAAAGAGGGATCGGCTTCGGAATTATTTTAATTTTGGGATGGATCGCCGCCTGCAGCGCCCGGGTTGAAGAGAGGCTGGATCTGGGTGCTGTTTCAAGCGAGAAAGAGTTAGTCAACGTCGGGCAGAAAATTTTTTTCGGGAAAGGTCAATGCGCCCTCTGCCATACCCTCGGAGGAGAAGGGCGTGGCAAATGTCCCGATTTGGCGGGAGCGGGTGCGCGTCTGACGCGGGAATTTCTCTATGAGACGCTGACGAAACCCGAAGCCTATATCAAGCTTGATTTTGATTCTGCCGAGCCGAAAAAATATCCGGCGCGGATGCCGACGGTCAACAAACCGCCGATCGGCCTCTCGGAGCAGGAGCTGCTCACGGTGATCGCTTTCGTTCAGAGTCAGGGGGGAGCGGTGACGGTCCGCCCGGCGGAAGTGGGACAAAAAAATTCGTTTTAA